A window of Oncorhynchus tshawytscha isolate Ot180627B linkage group LG10, Otsh_v2.0, whole genome shotgun sequence contains these coding sequences:
- the LOC112261079 gene encoding sterile alpha motif domain-containing protein 7-like, producing MTPREQLRKMSAMGEQGALDEKHWYRLVNGISAGELCQRQEMMMRNQIAMAPQILAQGQQRIQGVPTQFEPRFMERELVPPSEMVSSEARQMHMGGHLGPPMPPHPGISGRGFPGVGYSFMPSEPMETVARRQELIHKQNIARMEMNAILHQKEMENAHQKGLMGMDAPMMYQSNAMALRGRQRLPDGHDFFVHRTTLEEMQANNLLMSSSPYPPISTLQRERGRRTGRRATNHKSAESHASGHKGQSEDKSVEQSPGGASGDEKEAEGKMDMGGEAVGKQHQAKLDTELSSNGRKSYKEATQGLRKACINSQDGCPDVTNCNSGASDKDRPSQCSAFQYPSASGPIPGMPYMYPPGPPNLFLNGQAMSSVEDLRKWTVNDVYIFIKNMPSCSEYAQTFKDHMIDGETLPFLTEDHLLDTMGLKLGPALKIRSQVSSRLGSMLYMMSLPLSAAAALQATSEKAGGDRSSEISSPVYCNSVEMMGSPCTRDPEGRKPTDPLPETDNPSPPSASSETA from the exons ATGACCCCAAGGGAGCAGCTGAGGAAGATGTCAGCGATGGGGGAGCAGGGCGCTCTGGACGAGAAACATTGGTACCGCCTGGTCAACGGCATATCTGCTGGAG AGCTATGTCAGAGGCAGGAGATGATGATGAGGAACCAGATAGCCATGGCTCCTCAGATCCTGGCCCAAGGACAGCAGAGGATACAGGGGGTGCCCACCCAGTTTGAGCCTCGCTTCATGGAACGAGAGCTAGTTCCACCCTCGGAGATGGTATCTTCCGAGGCCAGGCAGATGCACATGGGGGGTCACCTGGGTCCGCCCATGCCCCCACACCCTGGAATTTCTGGCAGGGGCTTCCCTGGAGTTGGTTACAGTTTCATGCCCTCAGAGCCCATGGAGACAGTTGCCCGGCGACAGGAGCTCATCCACAAGCAGAATATCGCCAG GATGGAGATGAATGCCATCCTCCACCAGAAGGAGATGGAGAACGCCCATCAGAAGGGTCTGATGGGTATGGATGCGCCCATGATGTACCAGTCCAACGCTATGGCACTCCGGGGGCGCCAGCGCCTCCCAGACGGCCACGACTTCTTTGTCCACCGTACCACCCTGGAGGAAATGCAGGCCAACAACCTCCTGATGTCCTCCAGCCCCTATCCACCAATCAGCACGCTGCAGAGGGAGAGGGGCCGCAGGACTGGTCGCAGGGCAACTAATCACAAGAGTGCAGAGAGCCATGCGTCTGGACACAAGGGCCAATCGGAGGACAAGAGCGTGGAGCAGAGTCCCGGGGGTGCCTCTGGAGAtgagaaagaggcagaggggaAAATGGACATGGGAGGGGAGGCAGTCGGCAAACAACATCAAGCCAAATTGGACACAGAGCTCTCGTCGAATGGCAGAAAGAGCTACAAGGAGGCGACGCAGGGCCTGCGAAAAGCCTGCATAAACAGTCAAGATGGCTGCCCTGACGTCACCAACTGCAACAGTGGCGCCAGCGACAAAGACAGGCCCAGTCAATGCTCTGCGTTCCAGTATCCCTCCGCCAGTGGACCTATCCCAGGCATGCCTTACATGTACCCTCCTG GGCCACCCAATCTCTTTCTTAACGGGCAAGCTATGTCCTCTGTTGAAGACCTTAGGAAGTGGACAGTGAATGACGTGTACATCTTCATCAAAAACATGCCCAGCTGCTCTGAATATGCTCAG ACGTTCAAGGACCACATGATAGATGGAGAGACATTGCCATTCCTGACAGAAGACCATCTATTGGACACGATGGGACTGAAGCTGGGCCCGGCACTCAAGATACGATCACAG GTCTCGAGCCGGCTAGGCAGCATGCTCTACATGATGAGCCTCCCACTCTCCGCAGCCGCCGCCCTACAGGCCACATCTGAGAAGGCAGGAGGAGACAGATCGTCAGAGATCAGCtcccctgtatactgtaacaGTGTGGAGATGATGGGCAGCCCCTGCACCAGAGACCCAGAAGGACGGAAACCCACAGACCCCCTCCCAGAGACTGACAACCCCTCTCCCCCCTCGGCCAGCAGTGAAACTGCCTGA